A genomic segment from Legionella micdadei encodes:
- a CDS encoding helix-turn-helix domain-containing protein, which translates to MYDQRTWITTAEAAKLLKCTQRAIVKMITAGKLSATLENKKYFIEKAEFFRVFPWTLPDQEREGKIENFDEKITTKLLEEKNNYLLDMIKEKTKQIEFLKDQLNNFSEEKSKMLDAINSHARLLEHKEKVETSSQEQKIKKSKWSKLFSKKD; encoded by the coding sequence ATGTATGATCAAAGAACTTGGATAACAACTGCCGAAGCCGCAAAGCTTCTAAAATGTACGCAACGTGCAATCGTTAAAATGATTACAGCAGGCAAACTCTCGGCAACACTTGAAAATAAGAAGTATTTTATCGAAAAGGCAGAGTTTTTTAGAGTGTTCCCATGGACATTGCCAGACCAAGAACGCGAAGGAAAAATAGAGAATTTTGACGAGAAAATTACAACAAAGCTACTCGAAGAAAAAAATAATTATCTGTTAGATATGATTAAAGAGAAAACCAAACAAATTGAGTTTTTAAAAGACCAATTGAACAATTTTTCGGAAGAGAAATCGAAAATGCTTGATGCTATCAATAGTCATGCACGGTTACTAGAACACAAAGAAAAGGTCGAAACGTCCTCTCAAGAGCAAAAAATCAAAAAATCAAAATGGTCAAAGTTGTTTTCTAAAAAAGATTAG
- a CDS encoding glycoside hydrolase family 108 protein — translation MTVNNFDYAFHYVLKNEGGYSDDLDDPGGATNYGITQKELESCHKSLRVPKDVKNLTIEDAYKYYKYKWDSNHYDDINSQKIAIKLFDLCVNLGTYESTIILQRAINACAYGFNLKEDGILGQKTIYAVNSLHIDNKDELLLNNIRKQAVHVYELIIKNKPQLKKFEKGWLKRANE, via the coding sequence ATGACAGTAAATAATTTTGATTATGCATTTCATTATGTCTTAAAAAATGAAGGCGGTTATAGTGATGATTTAGACGATCCAGGCGGTGCAACAAATTATGGCATTACACAAAAAGAATTAGAATCTTGCCATAAATCATTAAGGGTGCCAAAAGATGTCAAAAATTTGACTATTGAAGATGCCTATAAATATTATAAATACAAATGGGATAGCAATCATTATGATGATATAAATAGCCAAAAAATAGCTATTAAGTTGTTTGATTTATGCGTGAATCTTGGAACTTACGAATCAACCATTATTTTACAACGAGCAATTAATGCTTGCGCTTATGGTTTTAATTTAAAAGAAGATGGGATTTTAGGCCAAAAAACGATTTATGCAGTAAACTCATTACATATTGATAATAAAGACGAACTTTTGCTTAATAATATAAGAAAACAAGCAGTACATGTTTATGAATTGATTATTAAAAATAAACCTCAATTAAAAAAATTTGAAAAAGGGTGGTTAAAAAGAGCGAATGAGTAA
- a CDS encoding DUF669 domain-containing protein: protein MRFTPKTEEELQLMTLLEPGIYQFQVSTATNEMSKSGNEMIKLTLNIWDKDGRLHFIYDYLLEAMGYKLRHFCETTGLIDKYDHGEINVTDCINRQGYVELAIQEGKLKDNGERYPSRNSVKDYIKKSKVESANDLNDDIPF from the coding sequence ATGAGATTTACGCCAAAAACAGAAGAGGAATTGCAATTAATGACGTTATTAGAGCCTGGAATTTATCAATTCCAGGTTTCAACAGCTACTAACGAAATGTCAAAAAGTGGCAATGAAATGATTAAATTAACGCTTAACATTTGGGATAAAGACGGAAGACTGCATTTTATCTATGATTATTTACTTGAGGCGATGGGATATAAGTTAAGACATTTTTGCGAAACAACAGGACTTATTGATAAATATGATCACGGAGAAATAAATGTAACTGATTGTATCAATCGTCAGGGCTATGTTGAATTAGCAATTCAAGAAGGGAAATTGAAAGACAATGGCGAACGCTACCCAAGTCGAAATTCAGTCAAAGATTATATTAAAAAATCAAAGGTCGAATCGGCTAATGATTTAAATGATGATATACCATTTTAA
- a CDS encoding DUF6948 domain-containing protein: protein MKSYNHEWVIVRTYSAGVFFGQIESRDGQEVVLKNARRLWYWDGAASLSQLAMEGVKRPQNCKFPCAVDRIELLEAIEIINTTVQAKKSIDEVPIWKVNL, encoded by the coding sequence ATGAAATCATACAATCATGAATGGGTAATTGTAAGAACTTATAGTGCTGGAGTATTTTTTGGTCAAATTGAATCAAGAGATGGACAAGAAGTTGTTTTGAAAAATGCAAGAAGATTGTGGTATTGGGACGGAGCAGCATCATTAAGTCAATTGGCCATGGAGGGTGTTAAAAGACCTCAAAATTGCAAGTTTCCTTGCGCTGTAGATCGTATCGAATTGCTAGAAGCTATAGAAATAATAAATACAACTGTACAGGCAAAAAAATCAATTGATGAAGTGCCCATTTGGAAAGTAAATTTATGA
- a CDS encoding DUF6506 family protein, which produces MKFRSFAFIFLTPGFSSETNTILTEKDGYRFKAVGIDMGKKEQVIEIAKELVKDDYQMIELCGGFGPEWIHKVSAALDQKVPVGGVFYGPQFRQQLADLFK; this is translated from the coding sequence ATGAAATTTAGATCATTTGCTTTTATTTTTTTAACTCCAGGTTTTTCTTCTGAAACAAATACGATTCTTACTGAAAAGGATGGCTACCGATTTAAAGCTGTGGGTATAGACATGGGTAAAAAAGAACAAGTTATTGAGATTGCAAAGGAACTTGTTAAAGACGATTATCAGATGATTGAACTATGTGGCGGATTTGGCCCCGAATGGATACATAAAGTATCAGCAGCGTTAGATCAAAAAGTACCTGTTGGCGGTGTATTTTACGGACCGCAATTTCGCCAGCAACTAGCCGATTTATTTAAATAA
- a CDS encoding helix-turn-helix transcriptional regulator → MLQKPLLVFGYEELPIKPLPSRSSLARWESKGLFPKRVRISPNHVGWRSDEIYQWLEERSNER, encoded by the coding sequence ATGCTGCAAAAACCCCTTTTAGTTTTTGGCTATGAAGAACTACCTATTAAACCGTTACCTTCACGCTCTTCATTGGCTCGTTGGGAATCTAAAGGTCTCTTCCCTAAACGAGTGCGTATTTCACCAAACCATGTTGGATGGAGAAGTGACGAGATATATCAGTGGTTAGAAGAGCGTTCAAATGAAAGATAG
- the aceA gene encoding isocitrate lyase, whose protein sequence is MNMNQQEQINQLNKDWKSNLRWAGIQRPYSTEEVVKLRPSVKIEYSLAKYGAEKLWSMLQENTPVTALGCLTGNQAVQAVQAGLKAIYCSGWQVAGDNNSAGQMYPDQSLYPVDSVPKLVESINNALVRTDEIHSLDGDRSTKWYAPIIADAEAGFGGNLNAFELMKHMIRAGASAVHFEDQLSSAKKCGHMGGKVLIPTSEAIQKLIAARLAADICAVPTLIIARTDADSATLITSDFDENDRVFLTGKRSSEGFYYVKNGIEQAISRGLAYAPYADMIWCETSKPNIQQARQFAEAIRQKFPKKILCYNCSPSFNWQANLKEQDLRTFREQLFEMGYKYQFITLAGWHSLNLGMFEIAKAYKEEGMFAYSRMQQKEMSQEAFGFRATKHQAFVGTGYFDAVQNTIMQGETSTTALGGSTEREQFGKN, encoded by the coding sequence ATGAACATGAACCAGCAAGAACAAATTAATCAGTTAAATAAAGATTGGAAATCGAATCTTCGCTGGGCAGGAATTCAGCGTCCTTACAGTACCGAAGAAGTTGTTAAACTAAGGCCATCCGTGAAAATAGAATATAGCTTAGCAAAATATGGTGCTGAAAAGTTATGGTCTATGTTACAAGAGAATACGCCTGTTACCGCTTTAGGTTGCCTTACAGGGAACCAGGCTGTCCAAGCTGTGCAAGCTGGTCTTAAAGCAATCTATTGTTCAGGATGGCAGGTTGCCGGAGATAACAACTCAGCAGGGCAGATGTATCCTGATCAAAGTTTATATCCTGTAGATTCAGTGCCTAAATTAGTTGAGTCAATCAACAATGCTTTAGTACGTACTGACGAAATTCATAGCCTTGATGGGGATCGTTCAACAAAATGGTATGCTCCCATCATTGCTGATGCTGAAGCCGGTTTTGGTGGTAATTTAAATGCTTTTGAATTAATGAAGCACATGATTAGAGCAGGGGCATCAGCAGTTCATTTTGAAGACCAGCTTTCGTCGGCTAAAAAATGTGGACATATGGGAGGCAAGGTTTTGATCCCAACTTCTGAGGCCATCCAAAAGTTGATCGCTGCTCGACTAGCTGCTGATATTTGTGCCGTCCCAACACTCATTATAGCGCGTACAGATGCCGATTCCGCTACATTAATAACTAGTGACTTTGATGAAAACGATCGTGTTTTTTTGACGGGTAAACGTTCTTCTGAAGGATTTTATTATGTAAAAAACGGTATTGAGCAAGCAATTAGTCGAGGTTTAGCTTATGCACCGTATGCGGATATGATTTGGTGTGAAACCTCAAAACCAAATATCCAACAAGCACGTCAATTTGCGGAGGCTATCCGTCAAAAATTTCCTAAAAAAATACTTTGCTACAATTGCTCACCTTCTTTCAATTGGCAGGCAAATTTAAAAGAGCAAGATCTTAGGACGTTTAGAGAACAACTTTTTGAGATGGGATATAAATATCAGTTTATTACCCTAGCAGGTTGGCATAGTCTGAATTTAGGTATGTTTGAAATTGCTAAAGCATATAAAGAAGAGGGAATGTTCGCATACTCACGCATGCAGCAAAAGGAGATGTCTCAAGAGGCCTTTGGTTTTAGAGCCACTAAACATCAGGCTTTTGTTGGTACAGGTTATTTTGATGCTGTGCAGAATACTATTATGCAAGGGGAAACTTCTACCACTGCCTTAGGTGGAAGCACAGAGCGTGAACAATTTGGTAAGAATTAA
- a CDS encoding glycine-rich domain-containing protein, with product MATNNAVNTSLSGQTGTGSFVGSTSANLVTPLLGTPTSGNLTNCTHTGGLRSVQIFTTGTAATYTKPANVTSIVVECVGGGGGGGGITAGSTTIAVASGGGGGGYCRKYYSSAAASYTYTVGTGGAGGVGANNGTNGGNTTFDVMTANGGVGGNLAGGISTSSTGITFGRQGGSASGGDINITGGAGGNGFNITGVTAAGAGGSSMYGRGSTSQGNTTANGTAGQSYGSGGGGALGGLATSTSQNGGNGADGLIIVWEYS from the coding sequence ATGGCAACTAATAACGCAGTTAATACTAGTTTGTCAGGTCAAACAGGAACTGGTTCTTTTGTAGGTTCAACAAGCGCAAATTTAGTTACACCATTACTCGGAACACCAACCAGCGGCAATTTAACTAATTGCACCCATACTGGAGGCCTAAGAAGCGTCCAAATTTTTACTACAGGAACAGCAGCAACTTATACTAAACCTGCCAATGTAACATCAATAGTTGTTGAATGTGTGGGCGGCGGTGGCGGTGGTGGTGGAATAACTGCAGGTTCTACAACGATAGCTGTAGCTAGTGGTGGCGGCGGTGGCGGTTATTGTCGCAAATATTATTCCTCAGCGGCTGCTAGTTATACTTATACAGTCGGTACGGGAGGTGCTGGCGGTGTTGGAGCTAATAATGGCACAAACGGGGGAAATACAACATTTGATGTTATGACAGCCAATGGCGGTGTTGGCGGAAATTTAGCAGGCGGTATATCTACAAGTTCTACTGGTATTACATTTGGACGACAGGGCGGCAGTGCTTCCGGTGGTGATATTAATATAACAGGTGGGGCAGGTGGTAATGGTTTTAATATTACAGGCGTAACGGCAGCCGGGGCTGGCGGTAGTTCGATGTATGGACGGGGGTCTACAAGTCAAGGAAATACAACAGCAAATGGTACGGCTGGACAAAGTTACGGGTCAGGTGGTGGTGGTGCGTTAGGTGGACTAGCAACAAGTACCAGTCAAAATGGCGGTAATGGTGCAGATGGTTTAATTATAGTTTGGGAATATTCTTAA
- a CDS encoding Cro/CI family transcriptional regulator, translating into MTIDESIKKYGSAYGVCKALGVSPQNFTRWKKQGWIPQAQQLRLEKITNGELKADEFGPDRRPIKK; encoded by the coding sequence ATGACAATAGACGAATCAATAAAAAAATATGGAAGTGCCTATGGAGTATGTAAGGCTCTAGGAGTATCTCCTCAAAATTTTACACGTTGGAAAAAACAAGGATGGATCCCCCAAGCGCAACAATTAAGATTAGAAAAAATAACTAATGGCGAATTAAAAGCCGATGAGTTTGGTCCAGATAGGAGACCGATTAAGAAGTAA
- a CDS encoding AAA family ATPase, protein MALRAKKPEAIQKRLKALFYGSAGVGKTTAAIQFPKPYLIDTEKGAENDQYTRLLQKSGGVVFQTNDFSELMTEVKALLTEKHEYKTLIIDPLTTLYNDLLDKSALKNGTEFGRHYSDANKQIKHLLNLLLRLDMNVIITSHAKNEYGQNMAVLGQTFDCYKKLDYLFDLVFEIQKRGKDRIGIIKKSRIEAFPDGEQFPFSYNEIAKRYGKEVLERDAIAQKLADKEQIIEVKRLIDLLKVPEEKYQKWLDKANAETFDEMPFDAMEKVIDYLQELIKGEAA, encoded by the coding sequence ATGGCTTTACGAGCAAAAAAACCCGAAGCAATACAAAAACGTTTAAAAGCGTTATTTTACGGATCTGCCGGCGTTGGTAAAACAACCGCAGCAATCCAATTTCCAAAACCTTATCTTATTGACACAGAGAAAGGTGCTGAAAACGATCAATACACAAGGTTGCTTCAAAAATCAGGCGGCGTGGTGTTTCAAACTAATGATTTTTCAGAACTCATGACCGAAGTCAAAGCACTTCTTACAGAAAAACACGAATACAAAACATTAATCATTGACCCGCTAACTACTTTATATAATGATTTGCTCGATAAATCAGCATTAAAAAATGGCACAGAGTTTGGTAGACATTATTCAGATGCCAATAAACAAATAAAACATTTGCTCAATTTGCTTCTTCGTCTTGATATGAACGTAATCATAACAAGTCATGCTAAAAATGAGTATGGGCAAAATATGGCGGTTTTAGGACAAACTTTTGATTGCTACAAAAAATTAGATTATCTCTTTGACTTAGTTTTTGAAATTCAAAAACGCGGTAAAGATAGGATCGGAATAATTAAAAAATCACGTATAGAAGCTTTTCCAGATGGAGAACAATTTCCATTTTCTTATAATGAAATTGCTAAGCGTTATGGCAAAGAAGTGCTAGAACGTGATGCTATAGCGCAAAAATTAGCAGATAAAGAACAAATTATCGAAGTTAAGCGCTTAATTGATTTACTTAAAGTGCCTGAAGAGAAATATCAGAAATGGCTTGATAAAGCTAATGCTGAAACATTTGACGAAATGCCGTTTGATGCCATGGAAAAAGTGATTGATTATTTACAAGAGCTTATTAAAGGAGAAGCTGCATGA
- a CDS encoding tetratricopeptide repeat protein, whose product MDTQRGLAVTTNSAEVIDCINHFHQQILGYGQSAAEIINAAKQFPDNLLIQIYAAAFYLYAQENQATSIASTYLVKAEKQLRSANLREKLLYQAITAWLKLDYEAALSIFTAIAKLFPRDTLAVKFAEWLFYCSGQAFQGKWFLSLCESVAQVNQDESHFLATHSFALELCRKRPEAKAMAEKAIAMNENTPWAHHTLAHVLLLENAIAEGITSLNQFKASWDNILSLLKSHNTWHLALFYLANRNEEATIQLFNGIFGTLPESCGEQIDAISLLWRMDIAGLPQMQILRSIIPYLGIHPYEQYTGFNNIHFIYCLAKAGENRQVNQSLESITKYCHSLPTGLTKKLWCEVNLPLCKAVGAFAQEDYGASCKLMEPIIDRCFQVGGSDAQDELFLQTYVMSLSRNKQKDKAKAFFDNHLSYYKNTALADYWFS is encoded by the coding sequence ATGGACACGCAAAGAGGTTTAGCTGTAACCACAAATTCAGCTGAAGTTATTGACTGTATTAATCATTTTCATCAACAAATTTTGGGCTATGGGCAATCAGCCGCAGAGATTATCAATGCTGCAAAACAATTCCCTGACAATTTGCTTATTCAGATTTATGCCGCAGCATTTTATTTGTATGCCCAAGAAAATCAGGCGACAAGTATTGCTTCAACCTATCTCGTCAAAGCAGAAAAACAACTAAGATCGGCAAATTTGCGTGAAAAATTACTGTACCAAGCAATAACTGCATGGCTTAAGTTGGATTATGAAGCCGCTCTCAGTATCTTTACTGCTATTGCCAAGCTTTTTCCACGCGATACTTTAGCAGTAAAATTTGCAGAATGGCTTTTTTATTGCAGCGGGCAGGCTTTTCAAGGGAAATGGTTCTTGAGCTTATGTGAGTCTGTAGCTCAGGTGAATCAAGATGAATCTCATTTTTTAGCGACCCACTCCTTTGCACTTGAGCTATGCAGAAAAAGGCCAGAAGCTAAGGCGATGGCTGAAAAAGCTATTGCAATGAATGAAAACACGCCTTGGGCTCACCATACCTTGGCTCACGTATTACTTTTAGAGAATGCAATAGCAGAAGGAATAACTTCCCTAAACCAATTTAAAGCAAGTTGGGATAATATCTTATCCTTATTAAAAAGCCATAACACTTGGCATTTGGCGTTGTTTTATTTAGCAAATCGTAATGAGGAAGCAACAATTCAGTTATTTAATGGAATCTTCGGGACTTTACCAGAGTCATGTGGTGAGCAAATTGATGCAATTTCGCTATTGTGGCGTATGGATATAGCTGGTTTGCCACAAATGCAAATCCTTCGCTCTATAATTCCTTATCTTGGTATTCATCCCTATGAGCAATACACAGGATTTAATAATATTCATTTTATTTATTGCCTGGCAAAAGCAGGGGAGAACAGGCAGGTTAATCAATCACTCGAATCAATTACAAAATATTGTCATTCCCTTCCTACGGGGTTAACAAAAAAATTATGGTGTGAAGTTAATCTCCCTCTCTGCAAAGCAGTCGGCGCTTTTGCACAAGAAGACTATGGAGCTTCCTGCAAATTAATGGAGCCAATAATCGATCGATGCTTTCAAGTCGGGGGAAGTGACGCCCAAGATGAGTTATTCCTTCAAACGTATGTCATGAGTTTGTCACGCAATAAACAAAAAGATAAAGCAAAAGCATTTTTTGATAACCATTTATCTTATTATAAAAATACTGCTTTAGCAGACTATTGGTTTTCGTAA
- the aceB gene encoding malate synthase A: MIIQDVTIIPKLNDNFARMLTPEALAFFKTLEVEFGPRRKELLKLRQEKQKQFDQGLYPNFLKETEHVRAGNWQAAEIPYDLLDRRVEITGPVDRKMIINALNSGAKVFMADFEDSNSPTWDNCIQGQLNLCDAVDKTIAFRNPENDKEYKLNPITATLMVRPRGWHLDEAHVLINNQPVSASIFDFSLFFYHNARKLIAQGSGPYFYLPKIESHLEARLWNDIFCRAQQLLNISRGTIRATVLIETISAAFEMDEILYELKEHSAGLNCGRWDYIFSFIKKFRNHSEFVLPDRQEVTMTTHFLQSYVHLLIATCHRRGVHAMGGMAAQIPIKGDEKANDEAMEKVLADKKREASAGHDGTWVAHPGLIPIALKAFEELMPDANQIHKHQPIPNVTQSDLLKVPEGKVTEQGIRNNISVGIQYLYSWLKGNGCVPINNLMEDAATAEICRSQLWQWLKFAVRLSDGRKFDKDLFDILAADELEKIKTKITKKGLTDPELGNAFKLFVGMITKDNFDEFLTLPAYPMLVNNQRKEYHEHEPARTN, encoded by the coding sequence ATGATCATACAGGATGTAACAATAATACCAAAACTTAATGATAATTTTGCCAGGATGTTAACTCCCGAGGCATTGGCTTTTTTTAAGACACTTGAGGTTGAGTTTGGACCACGCCGCAAAGAGCTTCTTAAGTTAAGGCAAGAAAAACAAAAACAATTTGATCAAGGACTCTATCCTAATTTCCTTAAAGAAACGGAGCATGTACGCGCCGGAAATTGGCAAGCTGCAGAAATCCCTTATGATTTACTCGACAGGCGTGTCGAGATTACTGGCCCTGTCGATCGCAAAATGATTATCAATGCGTTAAACAGCGGTGCAAAGGTGTTCATGGCTGATTTTGAAGATTCTAATTCGCCAACTTGGGATAATTGTATCCAAGGTCAACTTAATCTGTGTGATGCAGTTGATAAAACAATTGCTTTTCGAAATCCAGAAAACGATAAAGAATATAAACTTAACCCGATAACGGCAACATTAATGGTTAGACCGCGGGGCTGGCATCTTGATGAAGCGCATGTTCTGATTAACAATCAACCAGTATCAGCATCAATTTTTGATTTCAGCCTATTTTTTTATCACAACGCAAGAAAACTAATAGCGCAGGGCAGCGGGCCTTATTTTTATCTACCAAAAATAGAATCCCATTTAGAAGCCAGACTATGGAATGACATATTTTGCCGTGCCCAGCAACTGCTTAATATTTCACGCGGTACGATTAGAGCAACGGTATTAATCGAAACTATCAGTGCCGCATTTGAAATGGATGAGATTTTGTATGAATTAAAAGAGCATTCAGCCGGTTTAAATTGTGGACGTTGGGATTATATTTTTAGTTTTATTAAAAAATTCAGAAATCATTCCGAATTTGTTTTGCCTGATCGTCAGGAAGTCACAATGACTACTCATTTCCTTCAATCCTATGTTCATTTACTTATCGCAACCTGCCATCGAAGAGGTGTCCATGCAATGGGTGGAATGGCTGCACAAATTCCCATTAAAGGAGATGAAAAAGCAAACGATGAGGCTATGGAGAAGGTTCTTGCTGATAAAAAACGTGAAGCCAGTGCTGGCCACGATGGAACTTGGGTTGCGCATCCAGGATTAATTCCGATTGCGCTTAAAGCATTCGAGGAGTTAATGCCAGATGCAAATCAAATTCACAAACATCAGCCCATCCCTAACGTCACTCAAAGTGATTTACTAAAGGTTCCAGAAGGGAAAGTTACAGAGCAAGGTATAAGAAACAATATCAGCGTAGGTATTCAATACCTGTATTCTTGGCTTAAGGGAAATGGCTGTGTTCCTATCAATAATCTAATGGAAGACGCAGCAACTGCCGAAATTTGCCGCTCGCAATTATGGCAATGGCTAAAGTTTGCCGTCCGTCTGTCTGATGGACGAAAATTTGACAAAGATTTGTTCGATATTTTGGCAGCAGATGAGTTAGAAAAGATTAAAACTAAAATAACAAAAAAAGGATTGACGGACCCAGAACTAGGAAATGCATTTAAATTATTTGTTGGGATGATAACAAAAGATAATTTTGATGAGTTTCTAACCCTACCTGCATACCCAATGTTAGTTAACAACCAAAGGAAGGAATACCATGAACATGAACCAGCAAGAACAAATTAA
- a CDS encoding lipopolysaccharide biosynthesis protein, which produces MIFAFNLFLLIADQFMLFLINLMVARHAGTSAFGDFTVAVNALFLIGTLMTMGLDSIVAHFIPKYYVKKKHLEIHALAISIRNFLQPIYLSFFVGSLLLSSAIIALGYSLEDIQQFNISHLITLFLWGAIVVSIYNIYIQLFRAVGFMRTAVILNMLQTILYFLFTVFTYLYFNDILFHNNSQYFAHIMLIIIILSYIVIGILFIIIHQKTKLKLHVGHRDDIKIKTTAWKNKIVGYTIQNLDRYAFTVTPLLLTEWLKKDTYIVGLFSAVITIISLGFAALSPINILIKPEISASFAQGRECLLNTTKKYIYICLAIACLIVTVIGIFAEQILYLFKSNFIEVLPYIYISLINLICYAVSMPLTLMIQYSSEGSKIGAQFTIYILLAQIAACIIFISWLGLMGTMICYVGINIIYLITAFLIAYNIYQQEPLEGHEIV; this is translated from the coding sequence ATGATCTTTGCATTTAATTTGTTCCTGCTAATAGCCGATCAGTTCATGCTATTTCTGATCAACTTAATGGTGGCAAGACATGCTGGGACATCGGCCTTTGGAGACTTTACCGTTGCGGTAAACGCCCTATTTTTAATTGGTACATTAATGACGATGGGACTGGATTCTATCGTTGCCCATTTTATACCCAAATACTATGTCAAAAAAAAGCATCTCGAAATTCACGCGCTGGCTATATCAATTAGAAACTTTCTTCAACCGATCTACTTATCGTTTTTTGTTGGTAGCCTTCTTTTAAGTTCAGCAATTATTGCACTCGGCTATTCACTTGAAGATATCCAACAATTTAATATTAGTCATCTTATAACCTTATTTCTTTGGGGCGCTATCGTTGTTTCAATTTATAACATTTATATCCAACTGTTTCGTGCGGTAGGCTTCATGCGAACGGCTGTTATCTTAAATATGTTACAAACCATCCTCTACTTTCTATTTACTGTATTTACTTACCTCTATTTCAATGACATTTTATTTCACAATAATTCTCAGTATTTTGCGCATATAATGCTGATAATTATTATTCTTAGTTATATAGTTATCGGGATATTATTTATCATAATTCACCAGAAAACAAAATTAAAGCTTCATGTTGGTCATAGGGATGATATTAAGATTAAAACAACTGCTTGGAAGAATAAAATAGTTGGCTATACCATACAAAATCTCGATCGATATGCTTTTACAGTAACACCATTATTACTTACTGAATGGTTAAAGAAAGATACCTATATTGTTGGTTTATTTTCTGCCGTAATTACAATTATTTCTTTAGGATTTGCAGCATTAAGCCCTATCAATATTTTAATAAAACCTGAAATTTCAGCTTCTTTTGCTCAGGGGAGAGAATGTCTACTAAACACTACAAAAAAATACATTTATATTTGCCTGGCAATTGCTTGTTTAATTGTGACTGTTATCGGTATTTTCGCCGAACAAATTTTATATTTATTTAAATCAAATTTTATTGAGGTATTACCTTATATCTACATCTCATTAATTAATTTAATTTGTTATGCTGTATCTATGCCTTTAACACTCATGATTCAATACTCGAGTGAAGGAAGCAAAATTGGAGCACAGTTTACAATTTATATTCTGTTGGCACAAATTGCCGCTTGCATCATTTTCATTTCTTGGCTTGGTTTAATGGGCACAATGATTTGCTACGTTGGAATTAATATTATCTACCTGATAACAGCTTTTCTCATTGCTTATAATATCTATCAACAAGAACCATTGGAAGGTCATGAAATTGTGTAG
- a CDS encoding VRR-NUC domain-containing protein yields MSKVLKSGDISEEHIHKTVIQWINLHPSIKNLIMHFPNEGKRTWYFGKLLKDLGLKRGVFDLFIAMPRHGFHGAWIELKSKNGKLSCHQRSFMNDMRQQNYYAAVCYSIDEAIEQIKWYCFE; encoded by the coding sequence ATGAGTAAAGTTCTTAAATCAGGTGATATTTCAGAAGAACATATTCATAAAACAGTCATCCAATGGATCAACCTACATCCTTCAATTAAAAATTTAATTATGCATTTTCCGAACGAAGGAAAGCGCACATGGTATTTCGGAAAACTTTTAAAAGACTTAGGATTAAAACGGGGTGTTTTTGATTTATTTATTGCAATGCCTCGCCATGGATTCCATGGAGCTTGGATTGAACTTAAAAGCAAAAATGGAAAATTAAGCTGTCATCAACGTTCATTTATGAATGACATGAGGCAGCAAAATTATTATGCTGCCGTTTGTTATTCTATTGATGAAGCCATTGAACAAATAAAGTGGTATTGTTTTGAATAA
- a CDS encoding SlyX family protein, which yields MTNKKGSTEVSYSGDTRLALLEHTINDINKTLERFEKRFDRLEEKIDSQWGAMNSKIDSQSSSINSKIDGQNSSINSKIDSHYRTTINMLLGLYGGVIAVLVTAIGKAYHWF from the coding sequence ATGACAAATAAAAAGGGCAGCACAGAAGTCAGCTATAGTGGAGACACTAGGTTGGCTCTCCTTGAGCATACTATTAATGATATCAATAAGACATTAGAGCGTTTTGAAAAGCGGTTTGATCGACTTGAAGAAAAAATTGACTCGCAGTGGGGAGCTATGAATTCTAAAATAGATTCTCAAAGTTCTTCCATAAATTCTAAAATAGATGGTCAAAATTCTTCTATAAATTCTAAAATAGACTCTCATTATCGCACTACAATAAACATGCTTCTTGGTCTTTACGGCGGCGTAATAGCTGTTCTAGTAACTGCAATAGGAAAGGCTTATCATTGGTTTTAA